The following coding sequences lie in one Streptomyces ortus genomic window:
- a CDS encoding serine/threonine-protein kinase: MSAGENQQPGERTRPGENEQPDGAGRLLAGRYRVVAQLGRGGMGVVWRARDEVLGREVAVKELRTYTDADAPELAGLGLRMQREARAAARVRHPGVIAVHDVAEIDGRPLIVMELVDGPSLDDVLRERGTIGAREAAGIGAKVMDALAAAHRAGVLHRDVKPGNILLDRSGRVVLTDFGIATMDDPGDGSSTHLTRSGELVGSLDYLAPERAQGYEPGPASDIWALGATLYAAVEGSSPFRRTSTWSTLTAIVVDPLPEPRQAGPLGPVLRQLMHKQPESRPEADRASELLEAVATATDQDSTGQDPVGQGATGQDSATRGLRAPAPPARDATERSVPVIPPGFGPPQPIPQTAAPATPAAPVTSAPAATTAPRRRRGRVLLVGAAVAVALASTGVIIAHLTDSDDSGSAARTGASRNADDAVSPGATRGSVDLTDDKKSTKRDDKKEPPSPGGTADATEDTDRAEDAEATDKTPAASPGATKGATTGGSSGGGESASPAAACDAIGGGKYNCQVWKTATSYTAAGARAGTLNAGTNYFYCQQNLGRRETSGRWTNTWWAKTDDDSGNTGVYVSDVYLQGGDNDSPVPGLPVC, from the coding sequence GTGTCTGCGGGGGAGAACCAGCAGCCGGGGGAGCGGACCCGGCCCGGGGAGAACGAACAGCCGGACGGCGCCGGACGGCTGCTGGCCGGCCGCTACCGTGTCGTGGCGCAACTGGGACGCGGCGGTATGGGCGTGGTCTGGCGGGCCCGCGACGAGGTGCTCGGCCGCGAGGTGGCGGTCAAGGAACTGCGCACCTACACGGACGCGGACGCACCCGAACTCGCCGGCCTGGGCCTGCGGATGCAGCGCGAGGCCCGCGCCGCGGCCCGGGTGCGCCACCCCGGAGTGATCGCCGTGCACGACGTGGCGGAGATCGACGGCCGCCCGCTGATCGTCATGGAGCTGGTGGACGGGCCGTCCCTGGACGACGTCCTGCGCGAGCGCGGCACGATCGGCGCGCGCGAGGCCGCGGGGATCGGCGCGAAGGTCATGGACGCGCTCGCCGCGGCCCACCGGGCGGGAGTCCTGCACCGCGACGTGAAGCCGGGCAACATCCTGCTCGACCGCTCGGGACGGGTCGTCCTGACGGACTTCGGCATCGCCACGATGGACGACCCCGGCGACGGCTCCAGCACGCATCTCACGCGCAGCGGTGAACTGGTCGGCTCCCTGGACTACCTGGCACCCGAACGCGCCCAGGGGTACGAGCCGGGCCCCGCCTCCGACATCTGGGCGCTCGGTGCCACGCTCTACGCGGCCGTCGAGGGGTCCTCGCCCTTCCGTCGCACGTCCACGTGGTCCACGCTCACGGCGATCGTCGTCGACCCGCTGCCCGAGCCGCGCCAGGCCGGGCCACTCGGTCCCGTCCTGCGACAGCTGATGCACAAGCAGCCCGAGTCCCGCCCGGAGGCCGACCGCGCGAGCGAACTCCTGGAAGCGGTGGCGACGGCGACCGATCAGGACTCGACCGGCCAGGACCCGGTCGGTCAGGGTGCGACCGGCCAGGACTCGGCGACACGCGGACTGAGGGCGCCCGCGCCTCCGGCACGGGACGCGACCGAGCGGAGCGTGCCGGTGATCCCACCGGGTTTCGGGCCGCCCCAGCCGATACCGCAGACAGCCGCTCCGGCCACTCCGGCCGCCCCGGTCACGTCCGCCCCGGCCGCGACCACCGCGCCCCGCCGCCGCAGGGGCCGCGTCCTGCTCGTCGGCGCGGCCGTAGCGGTCGCGCTGGCCTCGACCGGGGTCATCATCGCCCACCTCACGGACTCCGACGACTCGGGGTCGGCCGCCCGGACCGGGGCCTCCCGGAACGCGGACGACGCCGTCTCCCCGGGCGCCACCCGCGGCTCGGTCGACCTGACGGACGACAAGAAGTCCACGAAACGGGACGACAAGAAGGAGCCGCCGTCCCCGGGCGGCACAGCGGACGCGACCGAGGACACCGACCGCGCCGAGGACGCCGAAGCGACGGACAAGACTCCCGCTGCCTCGCCCGGAGCCACCAAAGGCGCTACCACGGGCGGGAGTTCGGGCGGCGGGGAGAGTGCGAGTCCCGCGGCGGCCTGCGATGCCATCGGCGGCGGCAAGTACAACTGCCAGGTCTGGAAGACCGCGACCTCCTACACCGCGGCCGGAGCGCGGGCGGGCACCCTCAACGCCGGCACCAACTACTTCTACTGCCAGCAGAACCTGGGGCGCCGCGAGACCTCCGGGAGGTGGACGAACAC